A genomic stretch from Fusibacter sp. A1 includes:
- a CDS encoding MFS transporter has translation MINLSNRHIYGYGFGNFGYGIIFQIIATYFVFYATAVLGLSGTVIGAMVGTGVIWDALSDPIMGYISDNTKNKKYGRRHLYLWIGGFSVLITNLILWNLHASIPHWMQVGGMIIALLLIKTGMTVYITPYTALGAEITDDHIKRAKVQSVKMSFFLLGIFVATAVNMLLFFKATPEYPIGQLNPSGYRYMSVFTTALMAVSMFVVLKSTSHMIPELKKRIVHNHNSGLKDFFTSLAKAFAHGDFRAVVLGYLFTNLSSALLSTIGLHVYTYTFKMGNMQIALIAGSQLLMAVVSQPFWLWLNKSMDKAKAIRLGLMMSIISSLYFIGCVFLRGLTAENLWILLPFILLGGTGTGGLAMLPQAMVADTVDAHALVTGQRQEGVYYGTLTLTYKLSQSFAILFIGIVLDWVGFDTALAAQKAFTLTSLGLILGIGSLFSFGAAYVSYSHYHLNRKAMDAIHKQLT, from the coding sequence ATGATTAATCTTAGCAATAGGCACATCTACGGATATGGATTCGGAAATTTCGGATACGGCATCATCTTTCAGATCATCGCGACCTATTTCGTGTTCTATGCGACTGCGGTGCTTGGTCTTTCAGGAACAGTGATCGGTGCGATGGTCGGAACAGGCGTCATCTGGGATGCCTTATCCGACCCTATCATGGGATATATTTCGGATAATACAAAAAATAAAAAATACGGCAGAAGGCATCTTTACCTGTGGATCGGGGGATTTTCGGTGCTCATCACCAATCTGATCCTGTGGAACCTGCACGCCAGCATCCCGCATTGGATGCAAGTCGGTGGAATGATCATCGCACTTCTTTTGATTAAAACGGGTATGACGGTCTACATCACCCCCTATACGGCACTTGGAGCTGAAATCACAGACGACCACATCAAAAGGGCAAAAGTACAGTCCGTGAAGATGTCCTTCTTCCTGCTTGGAATTTTTGTCGCAACAGCTGTGAATATGCTGCTTTTCTTCAAGGCGACCCCAGAGTACCCTATAGGGCAGCTCAATCCATCGGGATACAGGTACATGAGCGTGTTTACAACCGCACTCATGGCTGTTTCGATGTTCGTGGTCTTAAAGTCGACTAGCCATATGATTCCTGAGCTTAAAAAAAGAATCGTCCACAACCACAACTCAGGACTCAAGGACTTCTTCACCTCACTCGCGAAGGCCTTCGCCCATGGCGATTTTAGGGCGGTCGTTCTCGGTTATCTGTTCACAAACCTTTCGAGCGCCCTCTTAAGCACGATAGGACTTCACGTCTATACCTACACCTTCAAGATGGGCAATATGCAGATCGCACTGATCGCCGGATCCCAACTGCTCATGGCGGTGGTGAGTCAGCCTTTCTGGCTGTGGCTCAACAAAAGCATGGACAAGGCTAAGGCGATCCGACTAGGCCTAATGATGTCGATTATCTCTAGTCTGTATTTTATCGGATGTGTATTCTTAAGGGGACTCACGGCAGAAAATCTTTGGATTCTCTTACCCTTCATCTTGCTTGGCGGAACGGGTACCGGTGGACTCGCCATGTTGCCTCAGGCCATGGTCGCAGATACTGTGGACGCCCATGCCCTTGTCACAGGGCAAAGGCAGGAAGGCGTCTATTACGGCACGCTCACTTTGACTTACAAGCTCAGCCAATCCTTTGCGATCCTATTCATCGGCATCGTTCTCGACTGGGTGGGATTCGACACGGCTCTTGCCGCACAAAAGGCGTTCACACTCACAAGCCTAGGACTCATACTCGGCATAGGCAGCCTCTTTTCCTTCGGTGCGGCATACGTCAGCTACAGCCATTATCACCTAAACCGAAAAGCCATGGATGCCATTCACAAGCAGCTTACTTGA
- a CDS encoding OsmC family protein, producing MAILKINTTFTPDFVGELVTSRAVAPIGAGEGRLSPYDMLLGALSSCLYATFLGIAEKKRIAFESIDIEVTAEKRTEVPTTLKWCKVVFKIKNAQKQKGLVQAGELAAEYCSIYQTLAHVAEMSLEVEFID from the coding sequence ATGGCTATACTTAAAATCAATACGACATTCACACCCGATTTTGTCGGAGAACTGGTTACATCGCGTGCGGTTGCTCCAATCGGCGCTGGTGAGGGAAGACTATCACCTTATGACATGCTTTTAGGAGCCTTGTCATCCTGTCTATATGCTACATTTTTAGGCATCGCTGAGAAGAAGCGAATCGCTTTCGAGTCGATCGACATAGAGGTCACCGCTGAGAAGCGTACAGAAGTCCCTACGACGCTCAAGTGGTGCAAAGTCGTCTTTAAGATCAAGAACGCTCAAAAGCAAAAAGGATTGGTTCAGGCAGGTGAGCTTGCAGCAGAATACTGCTCGATCTATCAGACGCTCGCGCATGTCGCAGAGATGTCCTTAGAAGTTGAATTTATCGATTAG
- the lysS gene encoding lysine--tRNA ligase, whose protein sequence is MHWAQKAAQKLVEAHPNRETFVCASGISPSGSVHIGNFREIVTTYFVVRALQEMGKKTRFIFSWDDFDRFRKVPKGIDSSYEQYIGMPYSAIPDPHGCCASYAQHYEREFESTLKDFGVEVEFLYQTQQYKSGRYREGIHRALVRRMEIYDIIMGFKTQEASNEQRINYYPINLYCHNCQKDDTTVTAYDEGARVVYYRCACGHQGEQSVRTAENIKLIWKADWPMRWSEEEVVFEPGGSDHSAEGGSFAVSTVVAREIFDYQAPQYIAYEFIGIKGAGGKMSSSSGNTLTPRDLMDVYAPEVLLYIFSKYLPQAGFKIGMDEDVIKHHTEFERLYGKYTSGELDREDLKFVMHLSVLKDTPDRFAPFGQIANVLPLVAYDDEVCRGLLGSQMDGVCGQAYGDTCSRVTKWIASWSPERETRVNRAVNRAYYVTIDEKVKNSVKDMLKLISAQSSGDDWMQAVYDLTRSDDKKITKRRQNEMFETLYHLLISRNTGPRLPLLVQIIGPEKAFDLVSGCIRN, encoded by the coding sequence ATGCATTGGGCACAGAAGGCTGCACAGAAACTAGTTGAGGCGCACCCGAACAGGGAGACATTTGTCTGCGCGTCGGGAATCAGTCCCTCGGGATCGGTTCACATCGGAAACTTTAGAGAGATCGTCACGACCTATTTTGTGGTCAGGGCGCTTCAGGAGATGGGAAAAAAAACGCGCTTCATCTTCTCGTGGGATGACTTCGACCGCTTCAGAAAGGTGCCCAAGGGCATAGACAGCAGCTATGAGCAGTATATCGGAATGCCCTACTCCGCCATACCGGACCCCCACGGATGCTGCGCATCCTACGCACAGCACTATGAGAGGGAGTTCGAAAGCACGCTTAAGGACTTTGGAGTGGAGGTCGAGTTCCTCTATCAGACCCAGCAATACAAAAGCGGAAGGTACCGCGAGGGAATCCACAGGGCCCTTGTTAGGAGAATGGAGATCTACGATATCATCATGGGCTTCAAAACACAGGAAGCCTCAAACGAGCAGCGGATCAACTACTATCCGATCAATCTGTATTGCCATAATTGCCAAAAGGATGATACGACGGTGACCGCTTACGATGAGGGCGCCAGGGTCGTCTATTACAGGTGTGCTTGCGGGCATCAAGGGGAACAGTCGGTCAGGACCGCTGAAAACATCAAGTTGATCTGGAAGGCGGACTGGCCCATGAGATGGTCCGAAGAAGAGGTGGTATTCGAACCGGGAGGAAGCGACCATTCTGCCGAGGGTGGCAGCTTTGCCGTGTCAACCGTGGTTGCAAGGGAGATCTTCGACTACCAGGCTCCCCAGTATATCGCCTATGAGTTTATCGGTATCAAAGGAGCGGGCGGGAAAATGTCGAGTTCTTCAGGGAACACATTGACTCCTAGGGACCTGATGGATGTCTATGCGCCAGAGGTGCTGCTGTATATCTTTTCTAAATATCTGCCCCAGGCAGGGTTTAAAATTGGTATGGATGAGGATGTGATCAAACACCATACAGAGTTTGAACGCTTGTACGGCAAGTACACAAGCGGTGAGCTGGACCGCGAGGACCTTAAGTTTGTCATGCATCTGTCCGTATTGAAGGATACTCCCGACAGGTTCGCTCCGTTCGGTCAAATCGCGAATGTTCTTCCTCTTGTCGCCTATGACGATGAAGTCTGTCGCGGATTACTTGGTTCTCAGATGGACGGGGTCTGTGGACAGGCTTATGGGGATACCTGCAGTCGGGTGACCAAATGGATCGCTTCTTGGTCTCCTGAACGTGAAACACGTGTAAATAGGGCTGTGAACCGCGCTTATTATGTTACAATTGATGAGAAGGTTAAAAACAGTGTGAAAGATATGTTAAAATTGATCAGTGCCCAAAGTTCGGGCGATGACTGGATGCAGGCTGTTTACGACCTTACCAGAAGTGACGACAAGAAAATCACTAAAAGAAGGCAGAACGAAATGTTCGAAACACTTTACCACCTGCTCATCAGCAGAAATACCGGTCCTAGGCTGCCGCTTCTGGTTCAGATCATAGGACCGGAAAAGGCCTTCGACCTTGTCAGCGGATGTATCAGGAATTAG